One Polypterus senegalus isolate Bchr_013 chromosome 10, ASM1683550v1, whole genome shotgun sequence DNA segment encodes these proteins:
- the LOC120538144 gene encoding E3 ubiquitin/ISG15 ligase TRIM25-like: MAERGICGSKDLFSCSICLEILSDPVSIPCGHNFCMKCSRSCWDSKDVYSCPQCRGTFTSKPDLRRNTLLDEVVKSVKATKLFLHYAGSGDVECDFCTGKKLRAVKSCLTCLVSFCETHGQPHSEITTLKKHKLINATKNLQQKLCTQHEKTVEVFCKSDQTCICLLCMLAEHKGHESVELETE, translated from the coding sequence ATGGCAGAAAGGGGCATTTGTGGCTCAAAAGATTTGTTTTCCTGCTCAATTTGTCTGGAAATCTTGAGTGACCCTGTCTCCATACCATGTGGACACAATTTCTGTATGAAGTGTAGTCGCAGCTGCTGGGATTCTAAAGATGTGTacagctgtcctcagtgcagaggGACCTTCACTTCAAAGCCGGACCTGCGCAGAAACACCCTTCTGGATGAAGTTGTGAAGTCAGTAAAagcaacaaaattatttttacattatgctGGATCTGGAGATGTGGAATGTGATTTTTGTACTGGAAAGAAGCTCAGAGCTGTGAAGTCCTGCCTCACTTGTCTGGTTTCTTTCTGTGAGACGCATGGGCAACCCCACTCAGAAATTACTACACTTAAAAAACATAAGCTGATTAATGCAACTAAAAACCTGCAGCAAAAGCTCTGCACTCAACATGAGAAAACAGTGGAAGTGTTTTGTAAATCGGATCAGACCTGCATTTGTTTGTTGTGCATGCTGGCTGAGCATAAGGGTCATGAGAGTGTGGAGCTGGAAACCGAGTGA
- the LOC120538143 gene encoding tripartite motif-containing protein 16-like protein yields the protein MENEKSFANLICTIVETQKKVTEHIRKQAKREVERAEGIIEQLEEEVEELRMIQAELTDFLGTDDHIYFLLGRTFPSVYIPPEDDILPDIVVSTEELRGALFNVKDLEKISKWEVNPDYCHFTLDPKSTHTNLCLSEKNTVVTWKQDKQIFSDSPHWFDSFFQILSKEGLSGNRFYWEVEWSETAEIGVTYKRISRKGEGNECCLGCNDKSWSLFCCCSSTSAWHNNQETELNVEASSKIGVYLDWPAGILSFYNISDTMTLLHSFEADFTEPLYPAFWLLVYTPTIKICAPE from the exons ATGGAAAATGAGAAGAGCTTTGCCAATCTTATCTGCACCATTGTGGAAACCCAGAAGAAGGTAACTGAACATATTAGAAAGCAAGCAAAGAGAGAAGTGGAACGGGCTGAAGGAATTATTGAGCAATTGGAGGAGGAGGTTGAGGAGCTGAGGATGATACAAGCTGAGCTGACTGATTTTTTGGGGACAGATGATCACATCTACTTCCTTCTGGGGAGA ACATTCCCATCAGTGTACATTCCACCTGAAGATGATATTCTTCCAGATATCGTTGTAAGTACTGAAGAATTGAGGGGAGCATTATTCAATGTAAAAGATTTGGAGAAGATCAGCAAGTGGGAAGTAAATCCAG aTTACTGTCACTTCACTTTGGACCCTAAATCAACACACACAAATCTCTGTTTATCTGAGAAGAACACAGTGGTGACATGGAAACAAGATAAGCAAATCTTTTCAGATAGTCCACATTGGTTTGACTCCTTCTTTCAAATTCTGTCTAAAGAAGGACTGTCTGGAAATCGCTTTTACTGGGAAGTGGAGTGGAGTGAAACTGCTGAAATTGGAGTCACATACAAAAGAATCAGCAGGAAAGGAGAAGGTAATGAATGTTGTCTTGGATGTAATGATAAGTCATGGAGTTTGTTTTGCTGTTGTTCCAGTACCTCAGCCTGGCACAATAATCAGGAGACTGAACTAAATGTAGAAGCCAGTAGCAAAATTGGTGTGTATTTGGATTGGCCTGCTGGCATTCTGTCATTTTACAATATTTCTGATACCATGACTCTCCTTCACAGTTTTGAAGCTGATTTCACTGAACCACTGTACCCTGCATTTTGGCTTTTGGTTTATACCCCAACCATAAAAATCTGTGCTccagaataa